A section of the Ignavibacteriales bacterium genome encodes:
- the porQ gene encoding type IX secretion system protein PorQ: protein MRSTFLSLFFITLFTLFSGNQTYSQSDKVYNFLNLDVDARSSALAGSVISSENELSAIFYNPGGIATLTETKASVGFFKYLLDVNSGNAAFGMKYKDKGYFAAGLRFVSYGSFQKFDEQYNEIGTFSATDMALSLGYSNFFTPQLSYGVALKIIYSNIDEYNSAGIATDWGLLYRMPNQSLNIGISLLNLGTQLSSYGDTKEDLPLNLKIGASKSLEYLPLTFNVALNNLTQETDSFFDRFKYVTLGGDFKFSENFHLRVGYNNQLRQDLKTGSTTGIGGFSAGLGFRFLTKYELDYAFNSLGQVGATHRINVGFKL, encoded by the coding sequence ATGAGAAGCACATTCCTTTCCTTATTTTTCATCACACTATTTACACTTTTTTCAGGTAACCAAACTTATTCACAAAGTGATAAGGTATATAATTTCCTGAATCTCGATGTCGATGCAAGGTCATCCGCCCTTGCAGGAAGTGTTATTTCATCAGAAAATGAGTTAAGCGCAATATTTTATAATCCCGGCGGTATAGCAACATTGACCGAAACTAAAGCTTCCGTGGGATTCTTTAAATACCTGCTCGATGTAAATTCAGGAAATGCCGCATTTGGGATGAAATATAAGGATAAAGGATATTTTGCGGCAGGACTGAGGTTTGTTAGTTATGGATCTTTTCAAAAATTTGACGAGCAGTACAACGAGATCGGTACATTTTCAGCAACAGATATGGCTTTGAGTCTCGGCTATTCGAATTTCTTTACACCACAGCTTAGCTATGGTGTAGCTCTCAAGATCATATATTCGAATATAGACGAATATAATTCAGCCGGTATTGCAACTGATTGGGGTTTGCTATATAGGATGCCTAATCAAAGCCTTAACATCGGAATAAGCTTGCTTAATCTTGGAACACAACTCTCCAGCTACGGTGATACAAAGGAAGACCTCCCCTTAAATTTAAAAATAGGCGCGAGTAAGTCTCTTGAATATCTTCCGCTCACATTCAATGTTGCTCTTAACAACCTGACACAAGAAACGGATAGCTTTTTCGACAGGTTCAAATATGTTACTCTTGGTGGGGATTTCAAATTCAGCGAAAATTTCCATCTAAGGGTTGGATATAATAACCAACTCAGACAGGATCTTAAAACCGGAAGTACAACAGGTATAGGAGGTTTTTCCGCAGGATTGGGATTTAGATTCTTGACTAAATACGAACT
- a CDS encoding acylphosphatase, producing the protein MRKAKIIVKGFVQGVGYRYFCYKKASEYELTGYAKNLFNGEVEVEVEGEEYLILGFIKELKIGPMRSNVKMVDYVFENYENKYDEFKMY; encoded by the coding sequence ATGCGGAAGGCGAAAATTATAGTGAAAGGTTTTGTTCAGGGAGTTGGATACAGATATTTTTGCTATAAGAAAGCCTCCGAATACGAGCTTACCGGCTACGCAAAAAATTTATTTAATGGCGAAGTAGAAGTTGAGGTAGAAGGCGAAGAGTACCTCATTTTAGGATTCATAAAGGAGCTTAAAATAGGACCAATGCGATCTAACGTAAAAATGGTAGATTACGTATTTGAGAATTATGAAAATAAGTATGATGAGTTTAAAATGTACTGA
- a CDS encoding T9SS type A sorting domain-containing protein, whose product MSKSLVLYIILLLCCASNLFSQQDASILCSNSRKKEFKSQNSFTGDYPGDSTIDVTYYKLVLKVTTTPDFLNGIVTVNATSLQNGLNTFFLDFEDNMVVDSVISNGTSLTFSQSDDELHITLDQTANKNDNISVVITYHGLPDITGLGSFEFGENQGVPAIWTLSEPYGAKTWFPNKDNPSDKADSSDVWITVADNLTGVSNGDLTETINNGDGTKTYKWRSRYPIAPYLISLAIADYSIYETYYHYSPSESMLVINYIYPQNLNSIKSLLDQTPSMIDIMSGYFGPYPFLKEKYGHAEFGVLAGMEHQTISSMGAFFDGIIVHELTHQWFGDKITCAKWEDIWVNEGFAVYGEALYQEATAGKEAYYDVIKSNMSRAKDAVGTIYVQNINSIDEIFDGDRTYAKGGVVIHMLRGVMGDENFFRTLKAYMSDTSLAYGSATIRDFQHVAETVSGTNLSYFFDEWLYGENYPRYVVDWYYDLIQGNTYQVSVEVKQSVNTLPQFFTMPIDMKINTSLGDTTVRIFNNAQDQIFNFTIEGKPLTLDFDPDNYILKEQSGNTHNVPITYTLAQNYPNPFNPGTTITYELGNVSNVQLNVYDITGRLVSRLVNQKQREGSYVVEFDGSSLASGVYFYRLEAENTTVGSDETFTAIKKMILLK is encoded by the coding sequence ATGTCAAAGAGCCTTGTTTTATATATCATCTTGTTACTTTGCTGTGCATCAAATCTCTTCTCACAGCAAGATGCGTCAATATTATGCTCTAATTCAAGAAAAAAAGAGTTCAAATCGCAAAATAGTTTCACTGGAGATTACCCCGGTGACTCAACCATTGACGTTACCTATTATAAACTCGTTCTGAAGGTCACAACAACGCCGGATTTTTTAAACGGTATAGTAACCGTAAACGCAACCAGCTTACAAAACGGTTTAAATACATTCTTCCTCGATTTCGAAGACAATATGGTTGTGGATTCAGTTATTTCTAATGGAACTTCGCTGACTTTTTCACAATCCGACGACGAACTCCATATCACTCTTGATCAAACTGCAAATAAAAATGATAATATTAGCGTTGTTATCACATATCATGGTTTACCGGATATTACGGGACTTGGAAGTTTTGAATTCGGCGAAAACCAGGGTGTACCCGCGATATGGACATTGAGTGAACCCTATGGAGCAAAGACATGGTTTCCAAATAAAGACAATCCGTCTGATAAGGCAGATTCATCCGATGTATGGATCACCGTCGCCGATAATTTGACGGGAGTTTCTAACGGTGATCTGACCGAGACAATAAATAACGGAGATGGCACTAAAACATACAAATGGAGATCCAGATATCCAATAGCACCGTATCTTATTTCCCTCGCCATAGCAGACTACTCGATCTACGAAACATATTACCATTATTCCCCTAGTGAGTCGATGCTTGTTATAAATTACATCTACCCTCAAAATCTAAATTCGATCAAAAGCCTTCTCGACCAGACACCTAGTATGATAGATATCATGTCAGGATATTTCGGTCCTTATCCTTTTTTAAAGGAAAAATATGGACATGCTGAATTTGGTGTGCTAGCCGGAATGGAACACCAAACAATTTCCTCAATGGGAGCGTTTTTTGACGGTATTATCGTACATGAACTTACTCACCAATGGTTCGGTGATAAAATAACCTGTGCTAAATGGGAGGATATTTGGGTCAATGAAGGATTTGCTGTTTACGGAGAAGCGCTATACCAGGAAGCAACCGCCGGAAAGGAAGCATATTATGACGTGATAAAGTCGAATATGTCGCGAGCAAAGGATGCAGTGGGGACAATATATGTGCAGAATATTAATTCTATTGATGAGATATTCGATGGAGACAGAACATATGCGAAGGGCGGGGTTGTTATTCATATGCTGAGAGGTGTTATGGGTGATGAGAATTTTTTTAGAACTCTTAAAGCTTACATGTCTGATACTTCACTAGCTTACGGTTCGGCAACAATAAGGGATTTCCAACATGTGGCAGAAACTGTAAGCGGTACAAACCTATCATATTTCTTTGATGAATGGCTGTACGGAGAAAATTATCCCAGGTATGTTGTGGACTGGTATTACGATCTGATCCAGGGTAATACATATCAGGTTTCAGTAGAAGTAAAGCAATCTGTGAATACACTTCCCCAGTTTTTCACAATGCCGATCGACATGAAGATAAATACTTCATTGGGCGATACAACTGTCAGAATTTTCAATAATGCTCAAGATCAGATATTCAATTTCACTATTGAAGGCAAACCCCTGACATTGGATTTCGACCCAGACAATTATATATTGAAGGAACAATCCGGCAATACGCATAATGTTCCGATCACATATACTCTTGCCCAGAACTACCCTAACCCATTTAATCCTGGTACAACGATTACATATGAATTAGGAAATGTATCGAATGTACAACTAAATGTGTATGACATTACCGGAAGATTGGTATCACGGCTAGTTAATCAAAAGCAAAGAGAAGGATCATATGTTGTGGAATTCGACGGCTCTTCACTAGCTTCAGGTGTTTATTTTTATAGATTGGAAGCAGAAAACACAACTGTTGGTTCGGATGAGACGTTCACAGCTATAAAAAAGATGATACTTTTAAAATAA
- a CDS encoding DMT family transporter → MDESGKIKIKAEFLLLFVSINWGISFPIIKILLQYCSPEAVVFYRFAITLLLFLILYPKIFTKIKFTDLKYGLILGGFVFGGFITQTIGLSITTSQKSAFITGTYVVLLPFAQYLIIKKAPKKENIVGVIMVMIGLFFLTQIKEANFNIGDFLTLICAVFFTVHIVYLDKFLNEKKADYRALVLGQFLVMTIAGFLSMTLVEVIITKTYFFEINTTSVFSILYISVVCTLLGWLIINNYQRYTTPVKAGIIYSMEVVFAVFSAYLIINESLELDQIIGAILMLTGMAVSEFYGYIKKSKVTL, encoded by the coding sequence TTGGATGAATCCGGTAAAATAAAGATAAAGGCTGAGTTCCTTTTGCTTTTTGTTTCTATAAACTGGGGTATCTCTTTTCCTATTATAAAGATCCTGCTTCAGTATTGCTCACCGGAAGCGGTAGTATTTTACCGGTTTGCAATTACACTTTTACTCTTCTTAATTCTTTATCCAAAGATATTTACAAAGATAAAGTTCACCGATCTAAAGTACGGACTTATTCTTGGCGGATTTGTTTTCGGAGGGTTTATAACCCAGACAATAGGGTTATCCATAACAACATCGCAAAAATCAGCATTCATAACCGGAACATATGTTGTACTACTTCCCTTTGCGCAATATCTCATAATCAAGAAGGCACCTAAAAAGGAAAATATAGTTGGTGTGATCATGGTAATGATCGGGTTATTCTTTTTGACACAGATAAAAGAAGCAAATTTTAATATTGGTGACTTTCTAACGCTGATCTGCGCGGTTTTTTTCACCGTACACATAGTTTACCTGGATAAATTCCTAAATGAAAAGAAAGCTGATTATCGCGCGTTAGTGCTTGGGCAGTTCCTGGTAATGACAATAGCGGGATTTCTTTCGATGACTCTGGTGGAAGTCATTATAACTAAGACATACTTCTTTGAGATAAATACTACTTCGGTCTTTTCCATACTATATATTTCCGTCGTTTGTACTTTACTTGGCTGGCTAATAATTAATAATTACCAGAGGTATACCACGCCTGTAAAAGCGGGCATTATATATAGTATGGAGGTTGTATTTGCGGTTTTCTCGGCATATTTAATAATCAACGAGAGCCTTGAATTGGACCAGATAATAGGCGCAATATTGATGCTGACGGGAATGGCTGTATCGGAATTTTATGGGTATATCAAAAAAAGTAAGGTGACATTGTAA
- a CDS encoding decaprenyl-phosphate phosphoribosyltransferase, translating into MKILKIIQLLRPKQWIKNLFIFASILFSGLLMDPRVLLTNIEAFIAFCLISSCVYIINDISDVEADRAHKRKRFRPIASGDVSISEARVVFIILLAITVFICSFMNLKFNIAISIYFLINILYTYFVKNIVLLDVFFISFGFMLRVAAGAFAISVPLSSWMILTTIFISLFLGISKRRAELSQSDQENIPKQRKVLEQYSIAFTDQMNTIAATGTIISYALYTVSEKTVETFHSDNLIYTTPFVIYGIFRYMYLIHQKNLGESPTQIVTKDVSIIINSLLWFIISFAIIYKAKFGF; encoded by the coding sequence TTGAAAATCCTTAAAATAATACAGCTTCTCAGACCTAAACAATGGATCAAAAATCTATTTATCTTTGCATCCATTCTTTTCTCCGGTTTACTAATGGATCCCAGAGTGCTTCTCACAAACATCGAAGCATTTATTGCATTCTGTCTGATCTCGAGCTGTGTTTATATAATTAATGATATATCCGACGTTGAAGCAGACCGTGCTCATAAGAGAAAACGGTTCCGACCGATTGCTTCCGGTGACGTTTCAATTTCTGAAGCAAGGGTGGTGTTTATAATTCTTCTTGCAATAACGGTATTTATCTGTTCGTTCATGAATCTGAAGTTCAATATTGCAATCTCTATATATTTTCTGATCAACATCCTTTATACATATTTTGTTAAAAATATTGTACTGCTGGATGTATTCTTTATCTCCTTTGGATTTATGTTAAGAGTAGCAGCAGGAGCATTTGCCATATCAGTTCCTCTATCCAGCTGGATGATATTAACAACTATATTCATTTCACTATTTTTGGGCATTTCAAAAAGAAGAGCCGAATTATCTCAGTCGGACCAGGAAAATATTCCAAAGCAAAGAAAGGTGTTGGAGCAGTATTCGATAGCATTTACGGATCAGATGAACACAATTGCTGCAACAGGCACAATTATTTCATATGCTCTTTATACCGTATCAGAGAAAACGGTCGAGACATTTCACTCGGATAATTTAATTTACACTACGCCGTTTGTAATTTATGGCATATTCCGCTATATGTATCTAATTCACCAAAAAAATCTCGGGGAAAGCCCTACACAGATCGTTACAAAAGATGTTTCCATAATCATAAACTCCCTTCTCTGGTTTATTATTTCGTTTGCAATCATATATAAAGCGAAGTTCGGGTTTTAA
- a CDS encoding glycosyltransferase family 39 protein, translated as MSEYFFTGGKMGVPLDDSWIHFRYAENFAKGYLFQFNIGQPVAGSTSPLWVVILAGFSFITSNYIFNSVFLSALFHMLSCIFIYKISLEIFGRNESTKESAKFISLMVVLITILTGRFAWAGLSGMETTMFTFLTIAGIYAHIINLEQKRFTLLPGILFALATVSRPEGFLLFGLYVIDVVIISLKEKNFRKIIIPIGAGTVIFILVTTPYFIFSHFTSESFLPTTFRGQGGTIHLLPNKTYILKTLEFLLSDNIATTLLYLAGGVFYIVNFRKQYFGQLRILNLIFLWVILLPIVSAFLIPNYRHHGRYMMPLLPFINLIALYMLFSIRDKVKDIKIKEFLSRRTALVIVLCFSVFYYFIFARAIGMNTQNINDQQVELANWVKENVGPNETIALNDIGAITFISNNKIVDMAGLVTPQILRYRTYRWEDNLDSTYYLLKNNNVSYVIIYDHWFQGFIDAYKENFEYIRSAILEDNTICGGEEMKVYKFHYTK; from the coding sequence GTGTCCGAATATTTCTTCACTGGGGGAAAGATGGGTGTTCCGCTCGATGACAGCTGGATACATTTCCGTTATGCCGAAAACTTCGCCAAAGGATATTTATTCCAATTCAATATAGGACAGCCCGTAGCGGGGAGTACGTCTCCACTGTGGGTGGTTATACTTGCCGGATTCAGCTTTATAACTTCGAATTATATATTTAACTCTGTTTTCCTTTCCGCTCTGTTTCATATGCTTTCGTGTATTTTTATTTACAAAATATCACTTGAAATATTCGGGAGAAATGAATCAACAAAAGAGAGCGCGAAATTCATATCATTGATGGTTGTTCTAATTACGATACTGACCGGTAGGTTCGCATGGGCCGGATTATCGGGTATGGAAACAACTATGTTCACATTTTTGACGATTGCAGGTATATATGCTCACATAATTAATCTCGAACAGAAGCGATTTACCCTACTACCGGGAATTTTATTTGCACTTGCAACAGTAAGCCGACCGGAGGGTTTCCTTCTTTTTGGGCTTTATGTGATAGACGTAGTGATAATTTCACTCAAAGAGAAGAATTTCAGAAAAATAATTATCCCAATAGGAGCAGGTACAGTTATCTTTATTTTAGTCACTACACCATATTTCATATTTTCGCATTTTACCAGTGAGAGCTTTCTTCCGACAACATTTAGAGGACAGGGTGGAACGATTCACCTACTGCCAAATAAAACATATATACTAAAGACTCTTGAATTCTTGCTCTCGGATAATATAGCTACAACATTGCTCTATCTAGCCGGGGGGGTATTTTATATTGTGAATTTCAGGAAGCAATATTTTGGACAGCTCCGAATTTTAAACCTGATCTTTCTCTGGGTAATATTATTACCTATCGTAAGCGCATTCCTAATTCCGAATTACAGACATCACGGCAGATATATGATGCCATTGCTGCCATTCATAAATCTGATAGCATTATATATGCTATTCTCAATACGCGATAAGGTAAAAGATATCAAGATAAAGGAATTCTTAAGCCGAAGAACAGCGCTCGTGATAGTGTTATGCTTCTCAGTGTTTTACTATTTTATCTTTGCGAGAGCAATAGGCATGAATACACAGAATATTAACGACCAGCAGGTAGAATTAGCCAATTGGGTAAAAGAGAATGTCGGTCCAAATGAAACAATAGCTTTAAATGATATCGGCGCAATCACTTTCATTTCCAATAATAAGATCGTCGATATGGCAGGTTTAGTGACTCCTCAGATACTTAGATACAGAACATACAGATGGGAAGATAATCTGGATTCAACTTATTATCTTTTAAAAAACAATAATGTAAGTTATGTTATAATATACGATCACTGGTTTCAGGGATTCATTGATGCATACAAAGAGAATTTTGAATACATAAGGTCCGCAATATTAGAGGATAATACTATTTGCGGTGGAGAAGAGATGAAAGTTTATAAATTCCACTATACGAAATAA
- a CDS encoding methylmalonyl-CoA mutase family protein: MPDNNKPIEPKKSTSKQEWKEEAEKAKTNGMKFTSLSGRELDIAYTPEDVNQEKYYNEIGYPGEYPYTRGIHHNMYRGKIWTMRQFAGFGSPEDTNERFKYLLKHGQTGLSTAFDLPTLMGWDADSPLSEGEVGICGVSISSLEDMEILFSGIPLDKVSTSMTINSPAIMIFAYYLAVAEKQGVPFDKLRGTLQNDILKEYIAQKEFIYPPRESMRIIVDMIEYCTNEVPQFNPVSVSGYHIREAGSTAAQELAFTLADGFAYIEACIERGMDVDAFAPRISYFFNSHLDFFEEIAKFRAARRIFAKRMKNKYGAKDEKSWKLRFHTQTAGCSLTAQQPENNIVRTAIEALAGVLGGTQSLHTNSMDETLALPSDKAVKIALRTQQILAYEHGVVNVADPLGGSYYVEKLTDDMEAEAEKYFELIDQQGGVIACIENGFFQREIADAAYRYQQELDKKEKIVVGVNEFVEEDEKIEIPILYISKEVEDKQIKRVKDLKASRNQEDVTNALKELRKSAEDGTNLMPRVLECARKYVTLEEMCTELKEPFGIYEEQAVF; this comes from the coding sequence ATGCCCGATAACAATAAGCCCATAGAACCGAAAAAAAGCACATCGAAGCAAGAATGGAAGGAAGAAGCAGAGAAGGCTAAGACTAATGGAATGAAATTCACGTCTTTGAGCGGTAGAGAACTGGATATCGCATATACCCCTGAAGATGTGAACCAGGAAAAATATTACAATGAAATAGGTTACCCGGGTGAATATCCTTATACCAGAGGTATCCACCACAATATGTACAGGGGTAAAATATGGACAATGAGGCAGTTTGCGGGTTTTGGTTCACCCGAGGATACGAATGAGAGATTTAAATACCTGCTCAAGCACGGGCAAACAGGGCTGTCGACGGCATTTGACCTGCCGACGCTAATGGGCTGGGACGCCGATTCTCCTCTTTCAGAGGGTGAAGTAGGAATATGCGGAGTCTCGATCTCTTCACTTGAAGATATGGAGATACTTTTTTCCGGTATTCCTTTAGATAAAGTTTCCACCTCGATGACTATAAACTCCCCTGCCATAATGATCTTTGCATATTACCTGGCAGTTGCGGAAAAGCAAGGAGTACCCTTTGATAAATTGAGAGGAACACTTCAGAATGATATTCTAAAAGAGTATATAGCTCAAAAAGAGTTTATCTATCCTCCGAGAGAGTCTATGCGGATTATCGTCGATATGATAGAGTATTGCACAAATGAAGTGCCGCAATTCAACCCGGTCAGCGTAAGCGGATACCATATCCGTGAAGCAGGTTCAACCGCAGCGCAGGAGCTTGCTTTTACATTGGCAGACGGGTTTGCATATATAGAAGCATGTATCGAAAGAGGAATGGACGTGGACGCATTTGCACCAAGAATATCATACTTCTTTAATTCACACCTTGACTTCTTTGAAGAAATAGCAAAATTCCGGGCTGCAAGAAGGATATTTGCGAAGAGAATGAAGAATAAATACGGCGCGAAGGATGAAAAGTCATGGAAATTGAGATTCCATACTCAAACTGCAGGGTGTTCACTCACTGCTCAGCAACCGGAGAACAATATTGTAAGAACAGCGATCGAAGCATTAGCTGGCGTCCTTGGCGGTACACAGAGCTTGCACACAAATTCAATGGATGAAACGCTGGCATTGCCGTCTGACAAAGCCGTAAAGATAGCATTAAGAACACAGCAAATTCTGGCATATGAACATGGAGTAGTAAACGTTGCTGATCCGCTGGGTGGAAGCTACTATGTAGAAAAGCTGACCGATGATATGGAAGCAGAAGCCGAAAAATATTTCGAACTTATAGACCAGCAGGGTGGTGTAATTGCATGTATAGAGAACGGTTTCTTTCAGAGAGAAATAGCAGATGCCGCATACAGATATCAGCAAGAACTAGATAAGAAGGAAAAGATAGTTGTTGGTGTAAATGAATTTGTTGAAGAAGATGAAAAGATCGAGATCCCGATCTTATATATTTCAAAAGAAGTTGAAGATAAGCAGATAAAGAGAGTAAAGGATCTAAAAGCATCGAGGAATCAGGAAGACGTAACAAATGCCCTCAAAGAACTAAGAAAGTCTGCCGAAGACGGAACGAACCTGATGCCTAGAGTATTAGAATGCGCAAGAAAGTATGTAACACTAGAGGAAATGTGTACTGAACTCAAAGAACCATTCGGAATATACGAAGAACAAGCTGTCTTTTAA
- a CDS encoding glycoside hydrolase family 25 protein yields the protein MINRVIDISHHNERINFEKVKEAGIIGVIHKATQGISFVDDKYRERKKEALENGLLWGAYHFGTDKNGKNQADHFLNHIDNNNDTIIALDFERNDPKPYDTIHKKQGEDFIEAIHERFNLYPGIYSGTFLHSQITNNSIFKKCWLWLIDWDNNPNWPKNIWDKWTLWQYTGDGNGPEPHKVDGISGNCDRDKFNGEEYALKEFWESNKI from the coding sequence ATGATAAATAGAGTAATTGACATTTCTCATCATAATGAACGTATTAATTTTGAAAAAGTAAAAGAAGCAGGAATCATAGGAGTAATTCATAAAGCAACCCAAGGTATTTCATTTGTAGACGACAAGTATAGGGAAAGAAAAAAAGAAGCGCTTGAAAACGGGTTACTATGGGGAGCATATCATTTTGGAACGGATAAAAATGGTAAGAATCAAGCTGATCATTTTTTAAATCATATTGATAACAATAACGATACAATAATTGCACTGGATTTTGAGCGTAATGATCCCAAACCATACGATACTATTCATAAGAAACAAGGAGAGGATTTCATTGAAGCAATTCATGAAAGATTTAATCTCTATCCTGGTATTTACTCAGGAACTTTTTTACACAGTCAGATAACCAATAATTCAATTTTCAAAAAATGTTGGCTATGGCTTATTGATTGGGATAATAATCCAAACTGGCCAAAGAATATATGGGATAAATGGACTTTATGGCAGTACACTGGCGATGGAAATGGACCTGAACCACATAAAGTTGATGGTATCAGTGGAAATTGCGACAGGGATAAGTTTAATGGAGAGGAATATGCTCTAAAAGAATTTTGGGAATCAAACAAAATATAA